In Paenibacillus sonchi, a single genomic region encodes these proteins:
- a CDS encoding sensor histidine kinase has product MRVNFTNGKLVVRFTLSFIVHQILLFLTVSLPAVFYIVVLRQPEKLFFVNLTTGIIITAYFLYCLFYGYYVARPMADILVKIKKLSCGEFLVHDRKKRYFSLSSRLYREVYANLESLSLTLQENERKRQKFEQLRQDWAAGVTHDLKTPLSYISGYTDMLLSDEHEWNKDEKKEFLQLIRNKSTYMEELINDLGIAFQMDQSTGFKFSSQKIELVEFIRRTVAEAANMPLNKANHFEILGGEEPLYVMGDAGLLKRAFSNLFVNAVVHNLAGTSIIVHIHGNSHVQVQITDNGQGMDEQSIACLFDRYYRGTSTDTPTGSTGLGMAIVKQIITAHQGTIDVKSKVGHGTSVTVQLPHSKCERQFVPYPNGII; this is encoded by the coding sequence ATGAGAGTGAATTTTACAAATGGCAAGTTGGTGGTCCGTTTTACATTGAGCTTTATTGTACATCAGATCCTGTTGTTCCTGACCGTCTCGTTGCCGGCGGTTTTCTATATTGTTGTGCTGAGGCAACCGGAAAAGCTCTTTTTCGTTAATCTGACAACAGGAATCATTATTACGGCTTACTTTCTGTATTGTTTGTTTTATGGCTATTATGTTGCGCGGCCGATGGCTGATATTTTAGTAAAAATCAAAAAGTTATCATGCGGGGAGTTTCTGGTTCATGACAGGAAAAAACGTTATTTCTCCCTTTCCAGCCGTCTTTACAGGGAGGTCTACGCCAATCTTGAATCTCTTTCCCTGACCTTGCAGGAAAATGAACGTAAACGGCAAAAGTTTGAACAGTTGAGACAGGATTGGGCGGCAGGCGTCACTCATGATTTGAAGACCCCATTGTCTTATATCTCGGGTTATACGGACATGCTTTTATCAGATGAACATGAATGGAACAAAGATGAGAAAAAAGAGTTTTTGCAATTGATTCGGAATAAGTCAACCTATATGGAAGAACTTATTAATGACCTTGGAATTGCCTTCCAGATGGATCAGTCAACTGGTTTTAAGTTTTCCTCACAAAAAATTGAGCTGGTGGAGTTCATTCGCAGAACGGTTGCTGAAGCAGCAAATATGCCTCTGAATAAGGCAAATCACTTTGAAATATTGGGTGGAGAAGAGCCCCTTTATGTAATGGGGGATGCCGGGTTGCTGAAAAGAGCCTTTTCAAACCTTTTTGTAAATGCAGTTGTTCATAATTTAGCGGGTACATCCATAATTGTACACATACATGGTAATTCTCATGTCCAGGTACAGATCACAGATAACGGACAAGGAATGGATGAACAAAGTATCGCCTGTCTATTTGACAGGTATTATCGGGGGACTTCAACGGATACCCCCACAGGCAGTACCGGATTAGGAATGGCGATTGTAAAGCAGATCATCACCGCACATCAAGGAACCATCGATGTCAAAAGTAAAGTAGGTCATGGCACTTCGGTTACCGTTCAATTGCCTCACAGTAAATGTGAAAGGCAGTTCGTACCATACCCAAATGGTATAATATAG